One window from the genome of Thermaerobacter marianensis DSM 12885 encodes:
- the galU gene encoding UTP--glucose-1-phosphate uridylyltransferase GalU — translation MPRTVRKAVIPAAGLGTRFLPATKAQPKEMLPVVDKPIIQYVVEEAVAAGIDDILIVTGRGKRAIEDHFDRSIELEWHLERGHKDEMLEWVRYIADLADVHFVRQKEPLGLGHAVLQARRHVGDEPFAVLLGDEIFIGEEPALAELIDCYRETGASVVAVREVPREQVRRYGVVDGEPAGQRLFRVRDMVEKPDPAEAPSNLAIVGRYIIEPEIFDLLERVGRGKNDEIQLTDALRLLARDQAVYAYQTRSRRYDVGEKLGFLQATVEFALMRPELASDFRDYLVGLVEELKAGRWPGVERAAATRQAGPAPLRRPR, via the coding sequence TTGCCACGTACCGTCCGCAAGGCCGTGATCCCGGCGGCCGGCCTGGGCACGCGCTTCCTGCCGGCCACCAAGGCCCAGCCCAAGGAGATGCTGCCCGTCGTCGACAAGCCCATCATCCAGTACGTGGTCGAAGAGGCGGTGGCCGCCGGCATCGACGACATCCTGATCGTCACCGGGCGCGGCAAGCGCGCCATCGAAGACCACTTCGACCGCTCCATCGAACTGGAGTGGCACCTGGAGCGCGGCCACAAGGACGAGATGCTGGAGTGGGTGCGCTATATCGCCGACCTGGCGGACGTGCACTTCGTCCGGCAGAAGGAGCCCCTGGGCCTGGGCCACGCCGTCCTGCAGGCCCGCCGCCACGTGGGCGACGAGCCCTTCGCCGTCCTCCTGGGCGACGAGATCTTCATCGGGGAAGAACCGGCCCTGGCTGAGCTCATCGACTGCTACCGTGAGACGGGGGCCAGCGTGGTGGCGGTGCGGGAGGTGCCCCGGGAGCAGGTGCGCCGCTACGGCGTGGTCGACGGGGAGCCGGCCGGCCAGCGGCTCTTCCGGGTCCGGGACATGGTGGAGAAGCCCGACCCCGCCGAGGCGCCCTCCAACCTGGCCATCGTGGGCCGGTACATCATCGAGCCGGAGATCTTCGACCTGCTGGAGCGGGTGGGGCGCGGCAAGAACGACGAGATCCAGCTCACCGACGCCCTGCGCCTGCTGGCCCGGGACCAGGCGGTGTACGCGTACCAGACCCGGTCGCGCCGCTACGACGTGGGGGAGAAGCTGGGCTTTTTGCAGGCCACGGTGGAGTTCGCCCTGATGCGGCCCGAGCTGGCGTCCGACTTCCGCGACTACCTGGTGGGGCTGGTGGAGGAGCTCAAGGCGGGCCGCTGGCCGGGGGTCGAACGCGCCGCAGCCACGCGCCAGGCGGGCCCGGCGCCGCTCCGGCGGCCGCGGTAG
- a CDS encoding pyridoxal-phosphate dependent enzyme, translating to MRNPANPGRIPDQTPGGPATGSPAEPCWREELLAARRRIAGIALPTPLIPSPALSERTEAEVYLKLETLQPTGSFKLRGATNKLVRLLESTSESSRVPGVVTFSTGNHGRAVAYVARRLGLRAVVCVSEGVPPVKLEAIRRLGAELVFAPTQDDAEALCARLAAEQGLVPVHPFDDPDVIAGQGTVGLEILDDLPDVEAVVVPLSGGGLLSGVGLALRHFAPGGVARPQGIAEPGGRASSRPAAATGARQSVTAPQLIGVSMERGPVMFHSLRAGRPITLPEEPSLADSLLGGIGLDNRWTFRLVRDLATDVVLVSEEAIARAMAFMLEEHGLLVEGGAATAVAALLESAAAPPDSGTSDRRVESLRGVLPWRPEGPRPKPRRVVVVVTGRNVDPRRVVSGEPLLQIPKSRGLPQP from the coding sequence ATGAGAAACCCCGCAAACCCCGGTCGGATCCCGGACCAGACGCCAGGCGGGCCGGCAACCGGCTCGCCCGCTGAGCCCTGCTGGCGCGAAGAACTGCTCGCCGCCCGGCGCCGAATTGCCGGCATCGCCCTGCCCACGCCCCTGATCCCCTCGCCGGCCCTCTCGGAACGCACGGAAGCCGAGGTGTATCTGAAGCTCGAAACCCTCCAGCCAACCGGCTCCTTCAAGCTGCGAGGCGCCACCAACAAGCTGGTTCGCCTTCTAGAGTCAACCTCAGAGTCAAGCCGGGTCCCCGGCGTCGTCACCTTCTCCACCGGCAACCACGGCCGGGCCGTGGCCTACGTGGCCCGGCGGCTGGGCCTGCGGGCCGTGGTGTGCGTCTCCGAGGGCGTCCCGCCCGTCAAGCTGGAGGCCATCCGCCGCCTGGGCGCGGAGCTGGTCTTCGCCCCCACCCAGGACGACGCCGAGGCCCTCTGCGCCCGCCTGGCCGCCGAGCAGGGGCTGGTTCCGGTTCACCCCTTCGACGACCCGGACGTCATCGCCGGCCAGGGCACCGTGGGGCTGGAGATCCTGGACGACTTGCCGGACGTGGAGGCCGTGGTCGTCCCGCTGTCCGGCGGCGGGCTGCTGTCGGGCGTGGGGCTGGCTCTGCGGCACTTCGCACCGGGCGGGGTGGCTCGCCCGCAGGGCATCGCAGAACCCGGTGGTCGAGCGAGCTCACGGCCGGCGGCCGCTACCGGCGCAAGGCAGTCCGTTACGGCCCCTCAGCTCATTGGCGTCTCCATGGAACGGGGGCCGGTCATGTTCCACAGCCTCCGCGCCGGCCGCCCCATCACCCTGCCGGAAGAACCCAGCCTGGCCGACAGCCTGCTGGGCGGCATCGGCCTGGACAACCGGTGGACCTTCCGCCTGGTCCGGGACCTGGCGACCGACGTGGTCCTGGTCTCTGAGGAGGCCATCGCCCGGGCCATGGCCTTCATGTTGGAGGAGCACGGACTGCTGGTGGAAGGCGGTGCGGCCACCGCCGTGGCGGCCCTTCTGGAATCGGCGGCTGCCCCGCCAGACAGCGGAACGTCCGACCGGCGCGTCGAGTCGCTCCGAGGCGTGTTGCCCTGGCGTCCCGAGGGTCCCCGCCCCAAACCCCGCCGGGTCGTGGTCGTGGTCACGGGGCGCAACGTGGATCCCCGGCGCGTGGTGAGCGGTGAACCTCTTCTGCAGATCCCAAAATCGCGGGGACTCCCCCAACCCTAG
- a CDS encoding DUF86 domain-containing protein, translating to MDLTFAQRHAIRIRIDVARQELADLQRFRELTRQQYRSDRDRRRIVERIIETVADVVVDIAKILGSATGHPMPAACRETMRSLAGVGLASEEQAEALTILAELRKTLTYRYLDDNWQGVRWFLVQGSQTVVQWLNRCHKLVTPYPE from the coding sequence GTGGACCTCACCTTTGCTCAGCGGCATGCGATCCGCATACGCATTGACGTTGCTCGTCAAGAGTTGGCCGACTTGCAACGGTTTCGAGAACTCACACGGCAGCAATACCGGTCCGATCGGGACCGCCGCCGGATTGTCGAGCGCATCATTGAAACTGTTGCGGATGTGGTGGTGGACATCGCGAAGATCTTAGGATCTGCAACCGGCCATCCCATGCCTGCTGCCTGCCGTGAAACCATGCGTTCACTGGCAGGTGTGGGATTGGCATCCGAAGAACAGGCCGAGGCCCTTACGATCCTGGCGGAACTCCGGAAGACGCTGACCTATCGGTACCTTGACGACAACTGGCAAGGTGTCCGTTGGTTTCTTGTTCAGGGTAGCCAAACCGTAGTTCAGTGGTTGAATCGATGCCACAAACTCGTGACGCCCTATCCCGAATAG
- a CDS encoding dipeptidase, producing the protein MGNPSPEPAPGAPSRSARMPAKKRYNGYRSFQYLEPGVDYRPFVLAAEINRVEPYVVEVSEAQEERVQRLLAENVVISLHEHLMVIPDDVSQVFDYIREGRIFTGYEGLAASGLDAVCENFLNGAATITSKMGWKWTDIIHDIGMRFADLAHQDFVIRAERVDDILRAHAEGRVALIPSLEAATPIENELDRLDVLYGLGIRMMGIAYSEGNALGCGLREPSDGGLTVFGRQAVERMNKLGIAIDVSHSGDQTALDTIRHSKKPVFITHAGARALWPSRRLKPDEVIKACAERGGVIGIEAAPHTTLTRNHPEHSIESVMEHFEYCVELVGIDHVTFGPDLLFGDHVALHKAFAAHLSIGESRAKGEDFPHVPYVRGMENIAEAWPNIVRWLVKHNYSDDEIKKVIGGNTLRVLREVWHG; encoded by the coding sequence ATGGGCAATCCCTCTCCCGAACCCGCACCGGGCGCACCGTCCCGCAGCGCCCGGATGCCGGCCAAGAAGCGTTACAACGGCTACCGGTCGTTCCAGTACCTCGAGCCGGGGGTCGACTACCGGCCCTTCGTGCTGGCGGCGGAGATCAACCGGGTCGAACCTTACGTGGTCGAGGTCTCTGAGGCCCAGGAGGAACGGGTGCAGCGCCTCCTGGCGGAAAACGTGGTGATCTCCCTCCACGAGCACCTGATGGTGATCCCCGACGACGTCTCCCAGGTGTTCGACTACATCCGGGAGGGCCGGATCTTCACGGGGTACGAGGGCCTGGCGGCGTCGGGGCTGGACGCGGTGTGCGAGAACTTCCTCAACGGTGCCGCCACCATCACCTCCAAGATGGGCTGGAAGTGGACGGACATCATCCACGACATCGGCATGCGCTTTGCCGACCTGGCGCACCAGGACTTCGTGATCCGCGCCGAGCGGGTCGACGACATCCTGCGCGCCCACGCCGAGGGCCGGGTGGCCTTGATCCCCAGCCTGGAGGCGGCCACGCCCATCGAGAACGAGCTGGACCGGCTGGACGTGCTGTACGGGCTGGGCATCCGCATGATGGGCATCGCCTACAGCGAGGGGAACGCCCTGGGCTGCGGCCTGCGGGAGCCCAGCGACGGCGGGCTGACCGTCTTCGGGCGGCAGGCCGTCGAGCGGATGAACAAGCTGGGCATCGCCATCGACGTCTCCCACTCGGGCGACCAAACGGCCCTGGACACCATTCGCCACAGCAAGAAGCCGGTGTTCATCACCCACGCGGGCGCCCGGGCGCTCTGGCCCAGCCGGCGGCTCAAGCCCGACGAGGTGATCAAGGCCTGCGCCGAACGGGGCGGGGTCATCGGCATCGAGGCGGCCCCCCACACCACCCTGACCCGCAACCACCCCGAGCACAGCATCGAGTCGGTGATGGAGCACTTCGAGTACTGCGTGGAGCTGGTGGGCATCGACCACGTGACCTTCGGGCCCGACCTGCTTTTTGGCGATCACGTGGCGCTGCACAAGGCCTTCGCCGCCCATCTGTCCATCGGCGAGAGCCGCGCCAAGGGCGAGGACTTCCCCCACGTGCCCTATGTGCGGGGAATGGAGAACATCGCCGAGGCGTGGCCCAACATCGTACGCTGGCTCGTCAAGCACAACTACTCCGACGACGAGATCAAGAAGGTGATCGGCGGCAACACCCTGCGGGTCCTGCGGGAGGTGTGGCACGGGTAA
- a CDS encoding alpha/beta fold hydrolase — protein MRARINGVELVYEVFGEGVPLMTLHGGPGLGSRAGDREAFLPFTALGMKLVCFDQRGSGESEGAPPYSHEQWVADIEGLRRHLGLGKMVLAGGSYGGHLALEYALRYPENLYALILRDTAASNRYQEKAIQTALARNLPGVDREMLTRLFAGQVRDDDDFRACYAAILPLYEVDYDPQRGQAKLDRIRFRHETHNWAFSRNQPTYDLTDRLPQIEVPTLVICGRHDWITPLEASEEIARLLPNARLVVFDRSGHSPQVEEPEKFRRVVREFLLEVVPGLRG, from the coding sequence TTGCGCGCCCGCATCAACGGCGTGGAACTGGTTTACGAAGTCTTCGGCGAAGGCGTGCCCCTCATGACCCTCCATGGGGGACCCGGCCTGGGCAGCCGCGCCGGCGACCGGGAAGCCTTCCTCCCCTTCACCGCATTGGGGATGAAGCTGGTGTGCTTCGACCAGCGGGGCTCGGGAGAGTCCGAAGGGGCGCCGCCCTACAGCCACGAGCAATGGGTGGCCGACATCGAGGGGCTGCGCCGGCACCTGGGCCTGGGGAAGATGGTCCTGGCGGGCGGCTCGTACGGCGGGCACCTGGCCCTGGAGTACGCCCTGCGCTACCCCGAGAACCTGTACGCCTTGATCCTGCGGGATACCGCCGCCAGCAACCGCTACCAGGAGAAGGCGATCCAGACGGCCCTGGCCCGCAACCTGCCCGGGGTCGACCGCGAGATGTTGACCCGCCTCTTTGCGGGCCAGGTGCGCGACGATGACGACTTCCGAGCCTGCTACGCGGCCATCCTCCCCCTGTACGAGGTGGACTACGACCCCCAGCGAGGCCAGGCCAAGCTGGATCGCATCCGCTTCCGCCACGAGACCCACAACTGGGCCTTCTCGCGCAACCAGCCCACTTACGATCTGACGGACCGGCTTCCCCAGATCGAGGTGCCCACGCTGGTGATCTGCGGCCGGCACGACTGGATCACGCCGCTGGAGGCCTCGGAGGAGATCGCCCGGCTGCTGCCCAACGCGCGGCTGGTGGTGTTCGACCGCAGCGGGCACTCGCCCCAGGTGGAGGAACCGGAGAAGTTCCGGCGGGTGGTGCGCGAGTTTCTGCTGGAGGTCGTGCCGGGGCTCAGGGGGTAG
- a CDS encoding IclR family transcriptional regulator produces the protein MTGEPGRLSRPGRDGYLIQAVVKALDVLFAFREPPHEHSLADLARITGLGKNQCFRCIKTLEAYGLVRLGDHGRYVLTPMLLSLAVLAAEERSLIRVAQPILDRLAMETGETVHLIALVDGMAVVIDRRDGPAGLRLATPLGARSPLHAGAVPKAMLAFLPEAEQNRVLDMLPFLPRYTERTVLDPQQLRAELAEIRRRGYAISDEDIEPGARGVGAPIFDARGRVVAGVSAGGPSLRIPPERLEHLGELVKLAARDISRQLGYAGAVGATAGMP, from the coding sequence GTGACCGGGGAACCGGGACGGTTGTCGCGGCCGGGCCGGGACGGGTACCTCATCCAGGCCGTGGTCAAGGCCCTGGACGTGCTCTTCGCCTTCCGGGAGCCGCCCCACGAGCACAGCCTGGCGGACCTGGCGCGCATCACCGGGTTGGGGAAGAACCAGTGCTTTCGCTGCATCAAGACGCTGGAGGCCTACGGCCTGGTGCGGCTGGGCGACCACGGGCGGTACGTCCTGACGCCCATGCTGCTCAGCCTGGCGGTACTGGCGGCGGAGGAGCGGTCGCTGATCCGGGTGGCCCAGCCCATCCTGGACCGGCTGGCCATGGAGACCGGGGAGACGGTCCACCTCATCGCCCTGGTCGACGGGATGGCCGTGGTCATCGACCGGCGCGACGGCCCCGCGGGGCTGCGCCTGGCGACGCCGCTGGGAGCCCGCAGCCCGCTGCACGCGGGGGCGGTCCCCAAGGCCATGCTGGCCTTCCTGCCGGAGGCCGAGCAGAACCGGGTGCTGGACATGCTGCCCTTTCTTCCCCGGTACACCGAGCGAACGGTGCTGGATCCGCAGCAGCTGCGGGCGGAACTGGCGGAGATCCGCCGGCGGGGCTACGCCATCAGCGACGAGGACATCGAGCCCGGGGCCCGGGGCGTAGGGGCGCCGATCTTCGATGCCCGGGGCCGGGTGGTGGCGGGCGTCAGCGCCGGCGGACCGTCGTTGCGAATCCCGCCCGAGCGGCTCGAGCATCTGGGCGAGCTGGTCAAGCTCGCGGCCCGGGACATCTCCCGGCAACTGGGGTATGCCGGCGCGGTGGGGGCAACGGCCGGCATGCCGTGA